A genomic stretch from Candidatus Bathyarchaeota archaeon includes:
- a CDS encoding HIT domain-containing protein yields MRILWAPWRAGYVESAGGGGCIFCDKPRENRDRENYIVLRGRWAFVMLNKYPYNTGHVMIAPYRHEGDIGGLTDEEAGEVFELLKKSIKALRRAFKPDGFNVGLNLGRVAGAGVEGHVHVHVVPRWLGDTNFMPVVADTKVMPMSLEDVYERLRKALEDL; encoded by the coding sequence TTGAGGATTCTCTGGGCGCCTTGGAGAGCCGGCTACGTCGAGAGCGCCGGCGGAGGGGGCTGCATATTCTGCGATAAACCCCGGGAGAACAGGGACAGGGAGAACTACATCGTGCTCAGGGGACGCTGGGCCTTCGTCATGCTCAACAAGTATCCCTACAACACCGGCCACGTCATGATAGCGCCCTACAGGCATGAGGGCGACATCGGGGGTTTGACGGACGAGGAGGCCGGTGAGGTCTTCGAGCTTCTTAAGAAGTCCATTAAAGCTTTGAGGAGGGCGTTTAAACCAGACGGTTTCAACGTCGGGCTGAACCTAGGCAGGGTGGCCGGGGCCGGCGTGGAGGGGCATGTGCACGTCCACGTGGTCCCCAGGTGGCTCGGAGACACAAACTTCATGCCGGTCGTCGCGGATACCAAGGTCATGCCTATGTCCCTCGAAGACGTCTACGAAAGGCTTAGAAAGGCCCTCGAAGACCTGTAG
- a CDS encoding pyruvoyl-dependent arginine decarboxylase, whose protein sequence is MNGFGFVALKPRRFFVTSGKALSRVSKLNAFDRALLEAGIGNCNLVPVSSIIPAGAEECEIHEIPAGSIVFVVIARMEGSDGEELGAGIAWAWEKDRRFGLVVEAHDNMDSGKLKRILNDRLMEMAETRGVELVDIKYRVESLKVPKGYYGSVIAALVFSPLQV, encoded by the coding sequence ATGAATGGTTTCGGTTTTGTGGCCTTGAAGCCTAGGAGGTTCTTCGTGACGAGCGGTAAGGCGCTGAGTAGGGTCTCTAAGCTTAACGCCTTCGACCGTGCTCTTCTAGAGGCGGGGATAGGGAACTGCAACCTGGTTCCCGTAAGCTCGATAATACCCGCGGGGGCTGAGGAGTGCGAGATACATGAGATACCTGCCGGGTCGATAGTGTTCGTTGTGATCGCTAGGATGGAGGGATCCGACGGGGAGGAGCTGGGCGCAGGTATAGCGTGGGCTTGGGAAAAAGATAGACGCTTCGGATTGGTGGTCGAGGCGCACGATAACATGGACTCCGGGAAGCTGAAGAGGATACTCAACGATAGGCTTATGGAGATGGCTGAGACCAGGGGAGTCGAGCTGGTGGACATCAAATACAGGGTCGAAAGCCTAAAAGTTCCAAAAGGCTACTACGGCTCAGTCATAGCCGCCCTAGTATTCTCACCCCTTCAGGTATAA
- a CDS encoding ATP-dependent DNA helicase — protein MEHPEEVFARFFPYPSYRRGQLKAIRFLFETFVNGRIGLLSSPCGTGKSVSVLTAYMAARSLGSGMRLMVLTRTRNQLEIYCREAKKVAEVSASRLTVAALTSRKFMCPLASSGELRKIPYRDFLRYCRTLRTGSTGERCPFYEATYTGRRISREALKTLNVLTEIGASTPAEVFKISSKEGLCPYEVSKLLLRRADVILGNYNYLFMEKVRDSILGKASIHLDELVCVVDEAHSLPGYLTELTTESISTISLGRAVRECERYGSDMAEYLSRLASSVEELGKAMEAEPDVVKLLKDEQLEETVSDSLDVEGRRGILRFAKALQDEGEAIRAEKIAEGSPPISYTYRVGLFLEHLVEARGPSLVKYVEGFAYRGEKHYRIGLRLLDPSPVSSVLNRVYSAVLMSGTLWDTDYYIEVLGLDRRRVGILEISYPFPEENRAILVDARVTTRYPKRTEEEWVKIADHIKALRTALRGAMALYFPSYEVMNAVKRHLEGVQTPILYEDEDTSFEKVYSFLKDGGNPMVLAVARGKVSEGVDFSDEMGSLLSAVVIVGVPYPKKTELQEALTKYFVEKFGEKGYEYANVNPCINAIAQAAGRLIRRPEDKGLIILMDSRYLGRIAEKLPEDWRRTMKTFRSLKTLIKAVRGFQELWEATS, from the coding sequence GTGGAGCATCCCGAGGAGGTCTTCGCGAGGTTCTTCCCCTACCCATCCTACCGGAGGGGGCAGCTAAAGGCGATAAGGTTCCTCTTCGAAACCTTCGTGAACGGTAGGATCGGGCTGCTCTCAAGCCCATGCGGGACGGGTAAGAGCGTATCCGTCTTAACGGCGTACATGGCCGCTAGGAGCCTCGGGTCTGGTATGAGGCTTATGGTCTTGACGAGGACTAGGAACCAGCTTGAGATATACTGCAGGGAGGCTAAGAAGGTCGCGGAGGTCTCTGCCTCTAGGCTGACGGTCGCCGCCCTAACGAGTAGAAAGTTCATGTGCCCCCTAGCCTCCTCGGGAGAGCTGAGAAAGATACCTTATAGAGACTTCCTGAGATACTGCAGAACCCTGAGGACCGGCTCGACAGGCGAGAGATGCCCCTTCTACGAGGCGACCTACACAGGTAGAAGAATCTCCAGAGAAGCCCTAAAGACGCTGAACGTGTTGACGGAGATCGGGGCCTCAACCCCGGCCGAGGTGTTCAAGATATCCTCCAAGGAGGGGTTATGCCCATACGAGGTCTCTAAGCTCCTCCTACGGAGAGCTGACGTTATACTGGGGAACTACAACTACCTTTTCATGGAGAAGGTCAGGGATAGCATACTGGGTAAGGCGTCGATACACCTGGACGAGCTCGTATGCGTCGTCGACGAGGCGCATTCGCTACCGGGCTACCTGACCGAGCTGACCACAGAGTCCATCTCGACCATCTCGCTCGGGAGAGCCGTGAGAGAATGCGAACGCTACGGCTCAGACATGGCTGAGTATCTAAGCCGCTTAGCCTCATCGGTCGAGGAGCTGGGAAAGGCTATGGAAGCCGAACCCGACGTGGTTAAGCTACTAAAGGATGAGCAGCTCGAGGAGACGGTCTCAGATTCTTTAGACGTCGAAGGCCGCAGAGGAATACTTAGGTTCGCTAAGGCTCTACAGGACGAAGGCGAGGCCATAAGGGCTGAGAAAATAGCCGAAGGGTCGCCTCCGATATCCTACACCTATAGGGTCGGCCTGTTTCTCGAACACCTCGTAGAAGCCAGGGGGCCGAGCCTAGTGAAGTACGTAGAGGGATTCGCATACAGAGGAGAAAAACATTACAGGATCGGGTTAAGGCTCCTAGACCCGTCGCCGGTCTCATCCGTGTTGAACAGGGTATACTCAGCCGTGCTCATGTCGGGGACCCTATGGGACACGGACTATTACATCGAAGTCCTAGGCTTAGATAGGAGACGGGTCGGCATACTTGAAATCTCATATCCCTTCCCGGAAGAGAACAGAGCCATACTCGTCGACGCTAGGGTGACAACCCGCTACCCGAAGCGGACCGAGGAGGAGTGGGTGAAGATAGCGGACCATATAAAGGCCTTGAGAACCGCCTTGAGAGGAGCCATGGCGCTCTACTTCCCATCCTACGAGGTTATGAACGCCGTTAAACGCCATCTGGAGGGTGTTCAAACACCCATCCTCTACGAGGACGAGGATACGTCGTTTGAGAAGGTCTACAGCTTCCTTAAGGACGGCGGAAACCCTATGGTATTAGCCGTAGCCAGGGGAAAGGTAAGTGAGGGCGTAGACTTTTCAGACGAGATGGGCTCCCTCCTATCGGCGGTCGTGATAGTAGGGGTACCCTACCCTAAGAAGACAGAGCTTCAGGAGGCCCTGACGAAGTATTTTGTGGAGAAGTTCGGCGAGAAAGGCTACGAATACGCGAACGTAAACCCCTGTATAAACGCAATAGCCCAAGCAGCGGGGCGCTTGATAAGAAGGCCTGAAGACAAAGGCCTGATAATCCTGATGGACAGCAGATACCTAGGACGCATAGCCGAGAAACTTCCAGAAGACTGGCGTAGGACGATGAAGACCTTCCGAAGCCTGAAGACGCTTATTAAAGCGGTTAGAGGGTTTCAGGAGCTCTGGGAAGCGACGAGTTAA
- a CDS encoding DHH family phosphoesterase: protein MRVLTHGDCDGVCSAAVVKMVYPDAEVYFTNPSRLLRDLKRMETSDGVIVCDIALNEGEWPLVFEEIKRLSSGFEALYLDHHPLPMDFPKKFKLGLRFYHREEVSASEIAYTVFKERLDDSRREWAAIVATYGAVSDYTDDTPPASEVLKMIDRRVLYLESGLLTEALIFKRDSGFRKTVVEKLAGGVKPSQIPELPGYAMEALKLEYEVYEYVRRYTRRVGDIAVVTGLPYKGFLGKAAVYSAHVSDARVGCAVALKDNRADLSLRTRDPRIDLNKVVRSLAKALGGKGGGHTKACGVELPASKVEDFLHMLNSSLPRAPETL, encoded by the coding sequence ATGAGGGTTCTGACGCATGGAGACTGTGACGGTGTGTGCTCAGCGGCCGTGGTTAAGATGGTGTACCCAGACGCTGAGGTGTACTTCACGAACCCGTCCAGGCTTCTGAGGGACCTAAAGAGGATGGAAACGTCCGACGGTGTTATAGTATGCGACATAGCCTTGAACGAGGGTGAGTGGCCTTTGGTTTTCGAAGAGATCAAAAGATTATCCTCCGGCTTCGAGGCCCTTTATTTAGACCACCATCCACTTCCTATGGATTTTCCCAAGAAGTTCAAGCTCGGACTTCGATTCTACCATAGGGAGGAGGTTTCGGCATCCGAGATCGCCTATACTGTTTTCAAGGAAAGGTTGGACGATTCTAGGAGGGAGTGGGCGGCTATAGTAGCCACCTACGGGGCGGTATCGGATTACACGGATGATACCCCGCCTGCGTCTGAGGTTCTGAAGATGATCGATAGAAGAGTTCTTTATCTCGAGTCGGGGCTGCTGACCGAGGCGCTTATATTCAAACGGGATAGTGGTTTCAGGAAAACCGTGGTCGAGAAGCTCGCTGGGGGGGTTAAGCCGAGTCAAATACCTGAGCTTCCTGGCTACGCTATGGAGGCTTTGAAGCTCGAATACGAGGTCTACGAGTACGTGAGGCGATACACACGTAGGGTGGGCGATATAGCCGTGGTCACGGGTCTACCTTACAAGGGTTTCCTAGGTAAGGCGGCCGTTTACTCTGCTCACGTGTCGGACGCTAGGGTCGGCTGTGCGGTAGCTTTGAAGGATAATAGAGCGGATCTGAGCCTGAGGACTAGGGACCCAAGGATCGACCTTAACAAGGTCGTCAGGAGTTTGGCTAAGGCCTTAGGAGGGAAGGGGGGTGGCCATACTAAGGCATGTGGTGTGGAGCTTCCCGCTAGTAAGGTCGAGGATTTTCTACATATGCTTAACTCGTCGCTTCCCAGAGCTCCTGAAACCCTCTAA